DNA sequence from the Molothrus aeneus isolate 106 chromosome 24, BPBGC_Maene_1.0, whole genome shotgun sequence genome:
ATCCCTTTGCCAAGAGAACCTTTGCAGGTTCACAGTTTAAGCAAGGATCGCAGCCTCCTGCTAGGTCAGGGATTAGTTTTGCTGAGCACATCGAAGGGCCCACAGTACCTCCTGGAAACTGCAGTCCTTTCCTTAGTGCTTTGtagaattaattaaataaaagccATGCAGTTGAACTACAGCTCCCAGAACATCGTGGCCCTCAGGGCACaggggtttaaaaaaaaattgcaagggGGGGTGGCAGTGGCTTCTGCCCTCAGTGCTCCTGTCTCATCAGGTCTGGTCCAGCCACTCGGCCCGTTTGGGGGCTTTACACGTGTGCACGTCCACAGTGTCCTCGCACTCCTTGCAGCGCACAGCGCAGCACCAGTGGAACTTGCACTCGCACTTGGTGACGCGGGTGACGCGCGTGGTGTCGTAGCCGCGGCCGCAGCACATCACCTCGCAGCCGTCCGTGCCGCGCGACGCCTTGCTGCACACCCGGCCCGCCGTGCCCAGGGAGCCTGCGGGGGAACAGAGCGCGTCAGGCTGCCCTTCTCCCCGggtcccagcccttccctgcccgCCCACCCACCCCAGGGCTTACTGGGGACCCTGGGCATCTCCATTTGCAGGGGGGACCTTGGGTGCGACTGCTTTATGGACGTGGGATGCCACAAGCCTGGCCAGGGATGCAGCTTTGGTGTCTCTCATGTCCCCTATGATGGACGGTTGGAATGAGACGATCTTTCAcatccctttcaacccaaaacCTTCTGGGTTTCCATAGCAATCTGCATGGCCCCCTTCCCATGCCCACTGCTAGagcctgtgtttgctgctgccagagcataAGAGCAgtaggggacagggatggggatctgTAGCCTCTCTGTGCCTTGGGGAACCCCTGGAGCACTGTGTGCCCACCGAGCCAGGTTTTGCAGCTGGCAAAGCTCAAAATGCCCTCTCTGCTTAGGCTGAGCATGGCAGGACCATGTGCTCCCCActgaactcccatggctgctgtGAACTAAACTGGGAatgctccaggctgagaaacCCTTGATCAtctctgctggagtccagcAGCCCTGatgcctctgccctgctctcatCCCAACCTCAGGCTGCgttcagaggagcagcctgtgcctggaaCAGGCTCTTTGTTGCTTGTTCAAGGGAGCTTTGCTCTGCAGAAGATGGGCTCTGAGGATACACTCCACTTCTGTGATGATCAGAagcctgaggggtttggggccTTGGTGTAAAGCCTGGGGATCTTGGACCAATGCAGTCCTGCCTGTGCAGGTGTGGAGTGCTGTGGGGAGTCTTGGGTCTGGGTAGCCCCCTCTCCAAAGAGTGGGGCTGAGTGGaggagctgagcccccaggctgggctagctgggagctgctggcctgtTGGGGAGGAAGAGATGCTTTTGGGTAATGACTGGAGCTCCAGGTTTTACCTGCTGACTTGTCCATCACGCAGTAATCAGGTGAGTTCTCAAAATACACCAGATCTGTTTTTGTGGGCTTCCTGAAGTTCTTGTTGGCCACGGTGAAGCCAGTGCCATCCTGATTCATCGTCACCTGGATGGCCCCATTGTATTTCTTCCTTAGGTAATCCCCTGTTTTTCGAAAATCTGACATTGCCAGCCAACAAGTCCTTAGTGTGCAGGAGCCACTGACCCCGTGGCATTTGCACTCCAGCTTCAGGAAGCGCTTCACAGCCTGTGGGAAGAGAGATGGGTAAGGACCAGTGGTCACCCTGGGCATCAGATACTGCAGCAGTGTCTACTCATTGCTGGTGCAGCTTACCAGCCCCTGGCTATGTGGGATGGGGCTCCTAATGGGAGACAGGGCTGTGTATGGAGGTCAccaatgccagcagcagcaaggacacaGGAGGCAAAGGTGAGCGAGGTCCTGCCATTCCCTAGGGCAAGGCAGGGCAGCATCCAGCCTTatccacagcaggagctgccctccAAAGATGCCCAAGGTCCCGTTTCTCTGGCCAAGCTGTTCTGGCTGCCCAGTCCCTCGGGAAggtcccagagctcccagggctgcactcACCATCCTCCCGCAGCGGTTGTTGTGCAGGTTCATCAGCGCCCGGGCATCCTTCACCTTTTTCTCCTTGGCATCCACGAAGGCTTTGGCAAAGCGGATGCCGTAGTTGATGTTGTCGCTGCAACCGCCCCAGTCGAACTCCCCGCGCTCGTCCTTGGAGCGGCCCCTCTTGAGCGGGTCACAGCTGCAGACCTTGAGGTCCCCCTGGCTGCACGCCCGCGTGATGGCATAGACCACCCCGGCCGAGGAGATGGCGTAGACGAAGGCggcctccctgctgcctgccacgGGAGAGAGACAGGAACGGGGAGTGAgcatgccaggctgtgccaagtGCCTGCAGCCCATGAAGAACCGGGCCTTGGGGAGCGACACCATCCTGTGTGTGGATAAGCCAAGCCCAACCATCTCTGCTGACCACAGCGTCTGGCCTCGGCTGCCCGGGAGCCCTTCAGGCTGACTGCAGTGCTCAGGGTAGATGCCCACGGGTGGTGAGAGCAGCCAGCACCCTCGGGCCAGGGcggctgccctccctccctgcctccctccctgcctccctcggGCCGGGCGCGGCtccccctgcacagcacagcttgCTGCTGCTATTCTGTGTCTCTGGTTCAAGTTCGCAGCTGGTTTTATAATGCTGTAAAAGAAGCTGCAAATCAAAACCATGTTAGTCTTCATTTCGAGAGCCTTTGAAAGCAACttcaaaggcagcagagctctctTTGGGCCTcgcaggatggggctgtggcgAGGAGCTTTCATCATTCCCCATCCTTTGCCAGGAGAGGATGCGAGCAGGAGAAAAGGTGCTGTGATGGGAACAGAGAGGCTGAGCAGCAGGCTGCAGCATGGCGGGGTGAAAGCTTCATTCAGCATTCCAGGCCCCTTCCTCCAGTTTGGTCAGGCATCTGGCTTGTGGCTCTGCTGCTTGTCCACCCCAcgggcagctgctccatccccccGCCAGCGAGGAGCAAGCCCCCCCACTCACCGGCTCCTTCTGTGGCACTCACGTGTCCTCCATACGAGCTGTGAGTGGAAAGACTCTCCCAGCCGCTTTTGATTCGGAGGCCACATGGCTGGATGCTCCCAGCACGTCATGGGATGCAGCAGCAtctgtcctgcagtgctgctgccttgtgCTGGCTCCCAGGGCCTGTTTGCTCCCAGAgcactccctgggcagctggagcccgtgatgctgctcctgctctggaacCACCTCACCCCCGTCCCCATCGTGCCTTTCCTCTTTGTTCCTTGGGTGCCTTTCCTGGGTGTGTCCCTCCTTGTGTTGTATCCGTCTCTCACCTGGAGGGGGAAGGTCTCTCCCATCAGGGCCGTGCCCAGTCCTTTGTGCGGGGCTGGCACCTGCCCCGCAGCCATGGTCCTCCTACACCTCCGAGCCTGAAGCAGGGACTGGAGCTGCATCTGTGCCTTGCCTCCCTTGCCATGCGAGGGAACAGCCAGTTCCCACGTGAATTGCTGAGTCCTGGCCAACCCCGCTCTCCAAATATTTATATATCCCATTACTGTTTACATATGCGCCTGTTCTCCGGAGGtgtctcctccttcccccttctcccccagtgctccccctgctccatcTCATCTGGTGCAGCTATTCCAAAcgcactgctctgctcccattACTACTTGATTAATTTACAAGGAAAGGCAAAGCTCTCCTCAGGGAGTAATCCAAGCCACCGGGCATGGCAGCCCAGTGGGAGGAGAGACTCTCCCAGGAAGAGAAGTCTCAGGGTGGTGGcaaggggacagggcaggacctACTTCTCAGCATGACCCGGCCGAAGACGGTGTGGTCGCGGTCCAGGGTGCTGCAGTTCCAGCGGTGGTGCCGGAATTGGTGCTGGCACTCCCGGATCCACTCCTTGGCTCCCTCCCCAACCGACTGCATGATGTCAGGGTacctctggcagagctgccgCTGCTTGTTCACCAGCCCGGGGATGTTGTCACAGATCACCCTCGCGCCCAGTGCCCCGATGTACCTGCGGGAGAGAACGGTGCCGCGTTACTGCCCCGCCTGCACAGGGGAGTCACAGCCTCACTGAGGGGaggggatccacaaggatcatccagtccaactcctggccttgcacaggacacccccaaaatcccaccctgggacTGGGAGCATTGGCtaaacacttcttgagctctggcagccttagGGCCACGACCACTGcactggggagcctgttcagtgccccacCACCTtctggaaaaaccttttcctgatatccagcccaaacctcccctgacacagctccaggcatTGCCTTGgttcctgtccctggtcaccaagagcagagatcagagctgcCCCTCCACTACCCCTCAGGAGAAAGTTGCAGACCCCAATGAGTCTTTTTGTTTAATAAAGTAATCCCAAGGTGCATGAGCCAGGAGCAAGCAGAGCTTTTCTCAGTGTGTGCATCACtgcaggaaggggcagggagtCTGTGGAGCCCATCTCCCCCAGCAGacagccagctctgggtgctgtgagTCATGGGATGTCTCCCATAagcctggcctgtgtcagctcctggggcagcagcagagaaacttGCTGATGTGCAAaacctccctcccagcctcttCCCAACATGCCAGCCCCGTGctgtcacccagccctgctgagcacagcaggatggagcccagctgagcccagggtggctcctgcagcctctgtccTTTCTCCTGCCTGCATTTGTCAGCAATGTCCATGGCACAGACACCTGTGGATGCGCAggtgagggaggaagaggagcaggctgcagcagttGGTGCTGCCCTCCTCACACACACTGTCATCCCCCAGCTGTCGCTTTCTCTCTGTGCATCTCCTGGACATTTACTCTCGTGTCCTGAATCTCCACAACTGGCAGAACTCTGCTGTGGCTCCTGTCTTCCCTGCATCCCACCTGtaccctgctcccctccccgcAGCCGTGGGGAGAGAGCAGAACTCGGAGCAGACAGACAAGACACAAAGAGCAGCCTGCCAGAGCCTGGCTGAGCCCATGGGCAGCTTTCCACAGCCACGGGGGAGGGACCTGAGCTCTGCCCCGCTCTCTCCCCATCCCGGACAATGGCAGCAACGTGGAATTTTCCATCCCAGTCGGCTCCCGCCTGCACCACCCGCTCACCCCTCTGGCTGCTTGTGCTTGAGGATGATTtttgctgcagagcacagagctgggattctGGCTGGAAGGGATGAGGTTTGGGTGATATTCAGATTTTTTCTAACCCCCACCCAGACTGGAAGCATAAACCTTCcttcaataataataaaaagcaataaGCTTGGACAATATTTCATTGTCTGTCTCTGGACATGTTCTCTCAGTTCTATCCACCCCAGAGAGAGCTCCCAGGCTCAGGAAAGCCCTGCAAGCAATGGGATCTGCTccctcttttaaaatattttgtttaaatgctGGCAGAAGCACAAGGTCATCCCGGGCTGGAGCTGAGGATAATAAACCCAGCTCCCCACGGCTTTGCAAACCCAGACTCCAAGGGGCAGTGAGCTTTATTGTCACAAGCATGCTCACCAGCCTTTCATCCTGAAGCAGAGGAACAGGGGAGTGGCAGAAGCtgtttgggaaggaaaagccaACAGGAGCTCCTCGAGCACTGCTGACTGGGGATGTTTCAGTGCCTTGCTCGTgccaggctgagagcagccccttccttcccatggggacagggcaggggagcaTCCCACTGTggtgggatggtggcactgtgACATGGAGTGGGACTGCAGAATTCCTCCCCAGAGGCATGAattcagctccccagccctgaaTTCATTCTGCCCAGCAAGGATGGGGGTGGCTGGCTTacccctgcctgtgctgcaaggCAGTGATGAGATGCTGCGAGGCAGCACGTTGCACGATGGAAGTTCAGAAGTAGCCAAAGCTCCTCTTTGCTGGAGAAAAGTGATGCTCGGAAAGGTAAAATGTTCTGTGACAGGCCACCTCACCAGGGACCttgtggggctggagcactccagtcccagctgagagcgggctgggacacagcagctggcagcagagctgcctcccagaATTGAGAGTGATGGATAAAGCTCTAACACCATCCCCTGGGAGACCGAGATCAAGGGAAACCCTCCAGACAAGATAAACACCAGGCACTCCCTTTTTCACACTGGAAGCTAATTACTTCTCCTTAATTCTCCTGCCAAATACCCAGATCAGAGCAAACATTATCAGCAGGAGAAAgtggagggagagcagagcgCAGGGCACCAACTGCTGCTGTAGCAGCTCACCATGAGCATCCCATAAGGGCCAGTGGCTGCATCTCCCTTTGCCTGTGGCAGCACATTTACCACAGCACCTACAGGACTCCATCAGAGTTTATGTACTAAAATCTAACACACAACTAAAGGGAAAATTCCTCCCATGACCTGGAAAGGCTGCGGTTGTCTCGGCAAAGACGAAAGCTTCCACTTGGTGAGAAATGCTCCAGTAGAGTTCAGTTACTCTGAAATGGAGCAAGACGAGGAACAGCAGAAAATTCTGCCAAGCAGAgttttgggagggaaaaaacccaaacatttgtTTTGGATAGATGAAAGCATCCCTTccaattttatttctcaaaatctgtgacattttaaaaatactgcagcGAGAAAGACAATGGATGTTCCGAGAAGTCCCCAGCTGCCTTATCAGAACTTCCTTTTCAATCAAatgaagctgtgctggaagtGGCACACTGCTGCAGTGTTGTACTCTGGGGTAATCTGCATTTTTGTAGctgaaaaacccacaaaacccaaGCCCTGAGTTCAGAAAAGTCTGTGAGAGATAACTTCTCCTGATGCTGGAGGCTACTCAGGCCTGGActtcagggctgggaggagagaggcaggagctggacagcctgcagtgaggaggagctgggaggcagggaaaagggagtgGATAATTAAGTGCACGTCGGGATAACAATCCCCCACCCTGTCCAACAGGATTCCATACGCTGCTGCCTCCTGAGGGTGTGTGAAGCCCTGGCATTGTCCCTTGCCAAGTGCAGAGCTCTTTGCCCAGCTTGGGTGAGGGGCTGGCACAATCCCTCTGACCATCCCGGGCTGCGTGGTGCTGCAGTGTCACCCCCTGCCCATCACTGTGCAAttgggggtgctgcagggtcACCCCCTGCCCATCACTGTGCAATTGGGAGTGATACAGGGTCACCCCCTGCCCATCGGTGTGCAactgggggtgctgcagggtcACCCCCTGCCCATCACTGTGCAATTGGGAGTGCTGCAGTGTCACCCCCTGCCCATCAGTGTGCAATTGGGAGAATTGGGAGTGATGCAGGGTCACCCCCTGCCCATCACTGTGCAactgggggtgctgcagggtcACCCCCTGCCCATCAGTGTGCAactgggggtgctgcagggtcACCCCCTGCCCATCACTGTGCAAttgggggtgctgcagggtcACCCCCTGCCCATCAGTGTGCAactgggggtgctgcagggtcACCCCCTGCCCATCACTGTGCAATTGGGAGTGCTGCAGTGTCACCCCCTGCCCATTGGTGTGCAACTGGGGGTGCTGCAGTGTCACCCCCTGCCCATCAGTGTGCAATTGGGAGAATTGGGAGTGATGCAGGGTCACCTCCTGCCCATCAGTGTGCAAttgggggtgctgcagggtcACCCCCTGCCCATCAGTGTGCAATTGGGGGTGCTGCAGTGTCACCTCCTGCCCATCAGTGTGCAATTGGGGGTGCTGCAGTGTCACCCCCTGCCCATTGGTGTGCAAttgggggtgctgcagggtcACCCCCTGCCCATTGGTGTGCAAttgggggtgctgcagggtcACCTCCTGCCCATCAGTGTGCAAttgggggtgctgcagggtcACCTCCTGCCCATTGGTGTGCAAttgggggtgctgcagggtcACCTCCTGCCCATCAGTGTGCAAttgggggtgctgcagggtcACCCCCTGCCCATCAGTGTGCAATTGGGAGTGATACAGGGTCACCCCCTGCCCATTGGTGTGCAATTGGGGGTGCTGCAGTGTCACCCCCTGCCCATTGGTGTGCAAttgggggtgctgcagggtcACCCCCTGCCCATCACTGTGCAAttgggggtgctgcagggtcACCCCCTGCCCATCACTGTGCAactgggggtgctgcagggtcACCCCGTGCCCATCAGTGTGCAAttgggggtgctgcagggtcACCCCCTGCCCATCAGTGTGCAATTGGGAGAATTGGGAGTGATGCAGGGTCACCTCCTGCCCATCACTGTGCAactgggggtgctgcagggtcACCCCCTGCCCATCACTGTGCAACTGGGGGTGCTGCAGTGTCACCCCCTGCCCATCACTGTGCAactgggggtgctgcagggtcACCCCCTGCCCATTGGTGTGCAactgggggtgctgcagggtcACCCCCTGCCCATCAGTGTGCAAttgggggtgctgcagggtcACCCCCTGCCCATCACTGTGCAactgggggtgctgcagggtcACCCCCTGCCCATTGGTGTGCAactgggggtgctgcagggtcACCCCCTGCCCATCAGTGTGCAATTGGGGGTGCTGCAGTGTCACCCCCTGCCCATCACTGTGCAactgggggtgctgcagggtcACCCCCTGCCCATCACTGTGCAactgggggtgctgcaggatCACCTCCTGCCTATTGGTGTGCAAttgggggtgctgcagggtcACCTCCTGCCCATTGGTGTGCAATTCTGAGCTTTTCCGAGTtgcatttccccttttcccctgaGCTGGTGTGCGGGGCCGTGCTGTGGGAACTGCGCcgcctctccctccctccctccctcccttccctgctgctcacaaGGCAGCACAGACAGCTGAGGATGGAGACCTTATCTTCCAAGGGCAGGTGCTTCTGCAGCCTGCGAGGTGAAggcctcctgtccctccctgcgagctgcagggctgcatgcAGAGGTGCAGCTGCatgcagagcccatcccagatCCACGAGTGGAACAGGAGACTCCCGTCACGCGCTGCCTCCAAGCTGTTGTTCTTGTGCAGAGTCTGCTGGCTTTGGCTCTTGTAAACAAGGAGAAACCTAAATTGCTTCTAAGATAAACATGCAAATCAGAGGCAGACGCATCTCTTTAGCTGGTGGCGTGCAGGCTGCGCTAGCCCCTCCACGGCTGGGCTCCGAGTCCAGCTCCTGCGCTTCCCACACCAaccctcagctcctgtggccCTCGTGGCACCTctgccccctgctctgctgacagTCTGAGCAGCTCCTCCCGAGAGATCAGCTGGGAAGTGTCTCTTGGAAAACGAggttttgaaataaagaaatcaatTTAATGGGAATTCAGAAAATTACATGGAATCGGAAACTGTCCTGTTGCTCTTCTGTAATACGAAGATATTCCTGCAAAGTGAGTGCCCTAATTCAGTTTCCAATGAAATTTATACTAGACACTGCTTTAGCTAAGACTTGATTTTTCGCCATTTCATAAGGCATTGGAAAATCTATTTGAACAAGACTTGATTTTAATAGGGAAATCTTTGGAATTGCCATTCTCAGACAAATCTACATTTTAGTGCTCTGAATTAAAACAGCTGCTTGAAATGTCATAAATTCCTATTGCGGGTTGCACCAATACCATTAAAGGCGCAGTTTTAAATTAGATTAATAGAAGCTAAGCTTAATTAAAACCACTGTCACGGCTTtacccccagctgctcccaggggttCTGGACAGTCTCTGAGGTCTGCTGAGAGGTCTGAGGCTgagaagagaacatggtttggCTTCTTTGTGGCATCAGAGGCTGTTGGAGTCCATCCCCTGGGAAGAGTGATTCAGTTCCCCATTGCTCTGTAACTACCCTGGCTTCTGGTGTCTTCCCATCCTACTGGATCCTcatgaaatctgtattttggaGGGAGGCTGGAAAGCCCATGGCAGCTATTGGAGACAGCTTGTGCAGATAGGATCAAATCCAACATCCCTCTTTGCCTGCTAAAGAGCAAATTCCATCACGCCTGGCAGCATCTCACCTCCTCGAGTTCTTTGCATACTTCCCAAGGATGCTGCaccttccttcctctgctccccctgccGTGGCAGACAATTTACAGCCGACTGCCAAGCACTTTGGGCTGCAAGGTGCTATAAACATCTGAGATATTATTTTAGTATTACAAACCCTGAGTATTTTATTAAGCCCCACTGGGAACAGGGCCATCCTGGCCTGCTGGAAGTGTTAATGCCTTTGAGTGATTAATAGTCCTAATTTCCTCACTTACAGCCACTACTCTGCATGTTGAGAGCCTTAGTCTCActtcaataatttttaatatcatAATGCTGAGCCACTAGCAGTGCCACTCGGgggacattttttattttctgcaccATCTTTCGCTTTCTTGTGCATCCCTCTTTTAAAGTTGTCTGCCTTCAGATCCTGCTCAGAGTCCCCTCTCTGTGGCTTTCCTGCACCCCGTGCAATCTTTGGGATGTAGTTTCTGTGAGGAGGACTGAAGCACTGTGCTCCTGGGGAGATGGAGCAAATGGGTGCTGCAGTCTCTTGTCCCCTGGGCAGATGTGGGAGATTTTGCTGTTGGCATCTTGCATAACAGTAACCTGAAAAGTGAGGTTTGAAAACTTTGGTCAGCACTAGGTTAAAGCTGTTCCTCAGGGACGTTGTTGCTGGCGCatgaatacaaaataatttgctCATTAAAAATATGCTTTACCCTTAagaaccaattttttttctccccaaatctCAAAGTCCTTTGCTAAAAGGTGGGGAGGTAAGACAGCCTCAGGTGATAAAGCTGGATGTACAATTCTCTTTTCCGTGGCATATCCTGTGTGTTAGGTGTGAGCTGCTCCAAGAAGAAGCTGTGATTCCATAGGCTCTGGCCCAGCACAGATCTCCTCATGGCActgctgaaatcacttttgGTAATAGCAAAAGCTAATGAGTTTGGAAgagcagaaggatttttttctttctgcatttttttctgagaacgATTTCCCATAGGTGAAAGTGACCCTAATGAAAAATGGACTGAGCAGCACAGTTAGGATTATTATAACTGTTCAGAGTGACTGAGAGAACCCATCTGTTCCATCCACCCTAACCAAGAACACCAGGGCTGCTGCAAAGGCCATGGGGTTCATTCTCCATCAGCCTGACATTactttaaaacttatttttcacAGCATGGCTGTCTGGACAGCCGGAGCTGTGGAGCGCCTCAGGATAAAGACTTCCTGGTCACTGACCTCCTGCTTTTATTGCCATGCAGAGAGCTCTGCAACAACAAACCGGCAGCACCGCAGATCTCCGTGTCCCGAGGGCTGCACGTCCTCTCCCCTTGGAGGTGGCAAGTTCAGCTCCTGGAgctttgtccctgtccctgcccgtggcaaaGGGGCTGGAATTGGAtgctttagggtcccttccaaccattctgtgattctgtggttctgtatCGTGCCTGCAGCAGTGCCGAGACTGAAAGGGTGATGAGCTGCTCGGCACTGGTGGCAGAGGCTCCCGCAGGGCACAGGATGGGATCACAGCTACAGCCCTTGGAGCCCCCACAGAGCCTGCCAGACCCTGTGTGAGCAAAGGCCCCGGGCTGCTGTGGGtctgcccagctgaggctggcacggaggggaggagcagcagcccccagaggGTCACACGcgggctgtgcagctcctccaTCCATGCAGCTGTCTTTCCCTTGGCttgatttcaaacattcctgtTGATGCTATTTCCCCTCCCACACACCTTAGTATGATGCCTGCTTGAATGAGCTTCTCTCTCCTGTATCCTGTATCCACACATACGTGTGGCTCCATTTTTCCATCACTCCTCGTGCCCATCCTGCAGTTGGAGCACTGGTGTCTCAGTGGGAATGCAGGCAAATCCTGGAGGAGAGCACCAgtgggagcacagccagcagcccaTCCTGGTGGGAATGTCTCCTCCATCTGCACTGGGGGATCTCCTTGCCAAACACTTGGCCAGAGCCACGTCCAGGGCTTGCTCTGGCACAGAGGGAGCCACGGGCACTCCTGCTTCATGATCTGCCCGTGGTGTGTTTTCCATGCCCATAAACACACTCCTCCTTCCCCGGCCAAGGAAGGGAGCTGGACCATGAGGGCTGCCTGGCTCTGGACTGGTCATCCCTCAAAATCCCCATATGTGCATCACAGCCCGGGACGCagcagctctcttggagcccccGTATCCTGACAGCACCATGGGTAGTCCCATGTGGTTGCCAGGTTCCCACACGCTCTCCAACCCACACCCAAACTTGCAATCCTCTTCCTTCCACAGATTTGTTTTATCTCTTTGGGAGCCTGATGCCTCCCATCTGTTCCAATgccaaatgaaattaaatatttgtagtTTCCAAGGGCTGTGGTTAGCAATAAACAAGTTAGCTAACAAGGATTTGgtgtgctgggggagctgggggggtcCTGTATGGGTTGCAGGAGAGTGGGTGTGTGTGAGGGTGGGATGCAGGGGGGCATGCAGGGCTTTGTGTACATTTTTCTTTAACCAAACCTTTAATTTTAGAATGGCTTTCCACACCAGAATGGCTCGTCGGGCTCTCAATAACGAGTAAACTCTACTTAGTTATTTACAACAAGTTTGTTTATTGCACAGTTTATGTTTATAAGCAACATTTGTCTAATCTCCCAAATCTCTCCCAAGGAATTTCGGGGGCCGCTTTCGGGGCCTGGCGGGCTCTGGCGgcgcagggcacagcccagccagcgCCATCCCCCAGACgatgctgctctccctgccagtGCATGCAAGTGTAAACGGGATTTAGGGATTTTCCCGTTGCATTCCTTCCtaatttctgtctgtgtttcaGCTGGTATTTTGTTGCTAAGTAACACTTTGGAGTTTGGAAGCATTTGTGCAAGGGTGCTGCtcgccacagccacagccaccccacTGTCACCGTTAGTCACAGAGCCCGGCCACAACCACACAGGCCAAAACCACACT
Encoded proteins:
- the WNT2B gene encoding protein Wnt-2b translates to MLSPNRLEASPGIAVAPGRAECGAFPRTAGAAPRLCLPLVLLLLALTPRADSSWWYIGALGARVICDNIPGLVNKQRQLCQRYPDIMQSVGEGAKEWIRECQHQFRHHRWNCSTLDRDHTVFGRVMLRSSREAAFVYAISSAGVVYAITRACSQGDLKVCSCDPLKRGRSKDERGEFDWGGCSDNINYGIRFAKAFVDAKEKKVKDARALMNLHNNRCGRMAVKRFLKLECKCHGVSGSCTLRTCWLAMSDFRKTGDYLRKKYNGAIQVTMNQDGTGFTVANKNFRKPTKTDLVYFENSPDYCVMDKSAGSLGTAGRVCSKASRGTDGCEVMCCGRGYDTTRVTRVTKCECKFHWCCAVRCKECEDTVDVHTCKAPKRAEWLDQT